TCGATCGCCGTCCCATCGCTGTTCATGTACGAGGTGATGAGCGCGGCGACTCGTGGCTACGTGCGGGACCTCGGTCGTGACGCTTGGGAATGGCTCGCCGGATGGGGTATCGCGATGTGGGAGCTCGACGACGCGCTCATGCGCGAGGCGCTCGACGTCCGAGCGCGCCTCGGCTGCTCGTTGTACGATGCGTTCTCGCCTGCGCTCGCGGGCATGCTCGACGCGCCGCTCTACTCCGCCGACCGGCGCGCGCACGCTGCGTGGCCCGGCGTGGTCCTGATCGAAGGAGACGAACGATGACCGACAACGTCGGCAATCCCGACGCCCGCCCCGACCTCGAGCTCGAGGGCGAGTTCGGCGAGGCCGAGGGCACGATCACCGAGCAGGAGATGGCCGAGGCGGAAGCCGGGTGCGGCCAGACCGCCGTC
This sequence is a window from Actinomycetota bacterium. Protein-coding genes within it:
- a CDS encoding type II toxin-antitoxin system VapC family toxin, which encodes MARGTRQGAPARRQAQPRDPPRDPRRRSRRRARGGGDVTRRTVVLDASAGAKWFLGECGSRVARELLRDHGLGRVSIAVPSLFMYEVMSAATRGYVRDLGRDAWEWLAGWGIAMWELDDALMREALDVRARLGCSLYDAFSPALAGMLDAPLYSADRRAHAAWPGVVLIEGDER